The following coding sequences lie in one Thermosulfuriphilus ammonigenes genomic window:
- the thpR gene encoding RNA 2',3'-cyclic phosphodiesterase, which translates to MVRTFLAIPLPASVKETLARLIKELRETSADVRWVRPEGIHLTLWFFGSLSEDRLARLKEALARESLGESFQLKGQGLGTFPPGGRPRVIWVGVSGDLDRLRELKRRLDKIVVPLGFEPERRPFTPHFTLGRVKSTRGLARLLKALSHLKEAVSLPPFEVREIVLYRSDLRPDGACYTPLRRYPLQGGGS; encoded by the coding sequence ATGGTGAGGACTTTCCTGGCTATCCCTCTACCTGCTTCGGTTAAAGAGACCTTGGCTCGACTTATTAAGGAGCTCAGAGAGACCTCGGCCGACGTCCGTTGGGTTCGACCGGAGGGGATTCACCTGACCCTCTGGTTCTTTGGTTCTCTAAGTGAGGACCGCCTTGCTCGCCTCAAGGAGGCCCTGGCCCGGGAGAGCCTGGGTGAATCTTTCCAGCTTAAAGGACAAGGCCTCGGTACCTTTCCCCCCGGGGGGCGTCCCCGGGTAATCTGGGTGGGGGTCTCTGGAGATCTTGATCGCCTAAGGGAGCTTAAAAGAAGGCTAGATAAGATTGTGGTCCCTTTAGGCTTTGAACCGGAGAGGCGGCCCTTTACCCCTCACTTTACCCTGGGGCGGGTTAAATCCACTCGGGGGCTGGCCCGGCTTCTTAAGGCCCTTTCCCACCTCAAGGAAGCCGTTAGTCTCCCTCCTTTTGAGGTGCGAGAAATTGTTCTTTATCGAAGTGATCTTCGGCCAGACGGGGCATGCTACACACCCCTTAGACGCTATCCCCTTCAAGGAGGAGGGTCATGA
- the queF gene encoding preQ(1) synthase, with protein sequence MKYGEEAISQARLEPWENPFPGRNYTIEITFPEFTCLCPRSGYPDFATIKISYVPDQLIVELKSLKLYLNRYRNQYISHEAAANQIYSDLYELLKPRYLKVVADFHPRGNVHTVVTVDSRMADETTSAG encoded by the coding sequence ATGAAATATGGTGAAGAGGCCATCTCCCAGGCCCGACTTGAACCTTGGGAAAATCCCTTCCCTGGACGAAACTATACGATTGAAATCACCTTTCCAGAGTTCACCTGTCTTTGCCCGCGTTCTGGATATCCAGATTTCGCCACCATCAAGATCAGCTACGTACCCGACCAGCTAATTGTGGAGCTCAAGAGCCTGAAGCTCTACCTTAATCGCTATCGTAACCAGTATATCTCCCACGAGGCGGCGGCCAACCAGATATATTCTGACCTTTATGAACTACTTAAACCAAGATATCTTAAGGTGGTAGCGGATTTTCATCCTCGAGGAAATGTCCACACTGTAGTTACTGTGGATAGCCGAATGGCCGATGAAACAACTTCAGCTGGATAG
- a CDS encoding AAA family ATPase, with product MAETIALAGKGGTGKTTVAALVIRYLLEKNLKPILAVDADANANLNELLGLEVEITLGEIKDEMKTSVPTGMTKDQFMELKVHEALIEAPGFDLLVMGQPEGPGCYCAANAFLAQVMEGVAKNYRYLVVDNEAGMEHLSRLNMRRVDYLLVVSDPSSRGVLTAGRIARLTEPLGLEVGRKVLIVNRAPEEIPPALADQIEKTALETGLEFAGYLPHSEELFRFEVERRPLLELPQDSAVLREAYKIFDSLLAQ from the coding sequence GTGGCTGAAACCATCGCTTTGGCAGGCAAGGGGGGTACGGGCAAGACCACTGTGGCCGCCTTGGTCATCAGATATCTGCTAGAGAAGAACCTCAAACCAATTCTGGCTGTAGATGCCGATGCCAATGCCAACCTTAATGAGCTTTTGGGGCTGGAGGTGGAAATCACCCTGGGGGAGATAAAAGACGAGATGAAGACCTCTGTCCCTACGGGGATGACCAAGGATCAATTTATGGAGCTCAAGGTCCATGAGGCCCTGATTGAGGCCCCGGGTTTTGACCTTCTGGTCATGGGGCAACCGGAAGGCCCTGGATGTTACTGTGCGGCCAATGCCTTTTTGGCCCAAGTTATGGAGGGGGTTGCCAAAAACTACCGCTATCTGGTGGTGGACAATGAGGCCGGTATGGAGCATCTTTCCCGGCTGAATATGCGCCGGGTGGATTATCTTCTGGTGGTCTCTGATCCTTCCTCTCGAGGGGTGCTCACCGCCGGCCGGATTGCCCGACTTACGGAACCGCTAGGGCTTGAAGTGGGGCGCAAGGTGCTCATTGTCAACCGGGCTCCAGAGGAAATCCCTCCGGCCCTGGCCGATCAGATTGAGAAAACAGCCCTGGAGACAGGCCTGGAGTTTGCCGGCTATCTTCCCCACAGCGAGGAACTCTTCCGCTTTGAGGTGGAGAGACGCCCTCTCCTTGAGCTACCTCAGGACTCCGCTGTTTTAAGGGAGGCCTACAAGATCTTTGACTCCCTGCTGGCACAATAG
- a CDS encoding competence/damage-inducible protein A produces MAQGEIIAIGDELVSGRVTNTTSFYLARRLFDLGYPVGRILTIGDDPSEIKNSLRKALSRADFVLVSGGLGPTADDITNEAVAAALSRKLRFFPEIMDRVEARLRELGRELLPSHRKLALLPEGAEVLDQQGCAAGYLLVEAGKPLFFLPGVPRELEDLFEREVVPRLKSFIPPRLFIHQIIIKVFGLQETEVNLRLAEIADSLKALKVGYYPVFPEVHVTLTTRARDDSTAQQLLEEATQAVRQALGPFAFGEGEETMESVVGHLLQEKKVRVAVAESCTGGLIASRFTRVPGSSAWFDRGVVTYSNQAKTEILGVPSEIIETKGAVSQETAEAMARGVLTLSGVDYALAVTGIAGPSGGSPEKPVGTVFIGLATKDKVLVRRFRFSGTRHMIQLITSETALDWLRRHLAYGEDFPGYPSTCFG; encoded by the coding sequence ATGGCCCAGGGGGAGATAATTGCCATTGGGGATGAGCTGGTCTCTGGTCGGGTGACTAACACGACTAGTTTTTATCTGGCCAGACGTCTTTTTGACTTGGGCTATCCGGTGGGCCGTATCCTGACCATAGGGGATGATCCGTCCGAGATCAAAAACTCCCTGAGAAAGGCCCTCTCCCGGGCCGATTTCGTCCTTGTCTCCGGGGGGCTTGGCCCCACAGCTGATGATATCACCAATGAGGCCGTGGCTGCGGCCCTTTCCCGTAAGCTTCGTTTTTTCCCGGAGATTATGGATCGTGTGGAGGCCCGCCTCAGGGAACTCGGCCGAGAGCTCCTTCCCAGCCACCGTAAACTGGCTCTCCTGCCTGAAGGAGCTGAGGTTCTTGATCAGCAGGGTTGCGCCGCCGGATATCTTCTTGTAGAGGCCGGCAAACCCCTTTTTTTCCTCCCTGGTGTTCCCAGAGAGCTGGAGGATCTCTTTGAGCGGGAGGTCGTCCCCCGGCTGAAAAGCTTTATCCCTCCGAGGCTTTTTATCCACCAGATAATTATTAAGGTCTTTGGCCTTCAGGAAACCGAAGTTAACCTCCGGCTGGCCGAAATTGCCGACTCCCTCAAGGCCCTCAAGGTGGGCTACTATCCAGTCTTTCCGGAGGTCCACGTCACCTTGACCACCCGGGCCCGGGACGATTCCACCGCCCAACAGCTTCTGGAGGAGGCCACCCAGGCGGTTCGTCAGGCCTTAGGACCGTTTGCCTTTGGGGAAGGAGAGGAAACCATGGAGTCAGTGGTTGGTCACCTCCTCCAAGAAAAGAAGGTCCGGGTGGCCGTGGCCGAATCCTGCACCGGAGGGCTTATAGCCTCTCGCTTTACCCGGGTCCCGGGGTCCTCGGCCTGGTTTGACAGGGGAGTGGTTACGTACAGTAACCAGGCTAAAACAGAGATCCTTGGAGTCCCCTCGGAGATCATCGAGACAAAGGGAGCGGTTTCTCAGGAGACGGCCGAGGCCATGGCCCGGGGAGTGCTAACCCTTTCGGGGGTGGATTATGCCCTTGCGGTTACCGGTATCGCTGGACCATCTGGCGGCAGCCCTGAGAAACCAGTGGGTACGGTGTTTATCGGTTTGGCGACTAAAGATAAGGTCCTGGTGAGGCGATTTCGGTTTTCAGGCACTCGGCACATGATCCAACTTATCACTTCGGAAACAGCGCTTGACTGGCTTAGAAGACATCTGGCCTATGGTGAGGACTTTCCTGGCTATCCCTCTACCTGCTTCGGTTAA
- the lepA gene encoding translation elongation factor 4 encodes MAKIDPRFIRNFSIIAHVDHGKSTLADRLLEATGTVSSREMREQYLDRMDLERERGITIKAQTVRLTYRAEDGNTYTLNLIDTPGHVDFVYEVSRSLAACEGALLVVDASQGVEAQTLANVYLALENDLEIIPVLNKIDLPQADPERVKAEIEEIIGLDASEAILASAKEGIGTKEILEAIVKKIPPPKGEPQGPLRALIFDSWFDPYLGVVVLIRVVDGRIYKGQKIKMMSTGKTFEVTKVGIFAPHPVEVESLSMGEVGFFAASIKEVRDTKIGDTVTEVDQPAATPLPGFREVKPMVFCGLFPVETAQYEALREAMEKLWLNDPAFSYEPETSEALGFGFRCGFLGLLHMEIVQERLEREFGLNLISTAPAVRYRITLNSGEEIYVDNPAKFPPRDRITQIEEPYIRADIYIPKEYIGPVVKLCEEKRGEQKEMRYISQGRVLLVYELPFAEVVLDFYDRLKSVSRGYASLDYEPIGYRPSDLVKLDIYINKQPVDALSAIVHRDKAYYRGRDLAAKLKEVIPRQLFEVVIQAAIGSRVIARERIPPLRKNVTAKCYGGDITRKRKLLEKQKEGKKRMKQFGRVEIPQEAFLAVLKI; translated from the coding sequence ATGGCCAAGATAGATCCCAGATTTATCCGTAACTTCAGTATCATCGCCCACGTGGATCACGGGAAGTCTACCCTGGCTGATCGTCTGCTCGAAGCCACGGGAACGGTGTCTTCCCGGGAGATGAGGGAGCAGTATCTTGATCGCATGGATCTGGAACGAGAAAGGGGCATCACCATTAAGGCCCAGACAGTCCGACTCACTTATCGAGCCGAAGACGGCAATACCTATACACTCAATCTCATTGATACCCCGGGACATGTGGACTTCGTCTATGAGGTATCCCGCAGCCTGGCTGCCTGTGAGGGAGCCCTCTTGGTGGTAGATGCCTCCCAGGGAGTGGAGGCCCAGACCCTGGCTAACGTCTACCTGGCCCTGGAAAACGACCTGGAGATTATCCCTGTCCTCAACAAGATCGATCTGCCTCAGGCCGATCCAGAAAGGGTCAAGGCCGAGATCGAAGAGATTATTGGCCTTGATGCCAGCGAGGCCATCCTGGCCAGCGCCAAGGAAGGCATTGGGACCAAAGAAATCCTTGAAGCTATCGTCAAAAAAATTCCCCCACCAAAAGGGGAGCCTCAGGGTCCTCTAAGGGCCCTTATATTTGACTCCTGGTTTGATCCTTATCTGGGGGTGGTAGTCCTTATTCGAGTGGTCGATGGGCGGATTTACAAGGGTCAGAAAATCAAGATGATGTCCACAGGTAAGACCTTTGAGGTAACCAAGGTGGGGATCTTTGCCCCTCATCCGGTAGAGGTGGAGAGCCTCTCTATGGGAGAGGTGGGCTTTTTTGCTGCCAGTATCAAAGAGGTCCGGGATACGAAAATAGGTGACACTGTGACCGAGGTCGATCAGCCAGCGGCCACTCCCCTGCCAGGTTTCCGGGAGGTCAAGCCCATGGTCTTCTGTGGCCTCTTTCCGGTGGAAACAGCCCAGTATGAGGCCCTGAGGGAGGCCATGGAGAAACTCTGGCTCAATGATCCGGCCTTCTCCTATGAACCCGAAACCTCCGAGGCCTTAGGGTTTGGTTTTCGCTGCGGTTTTCTGGGGCTCCTGCATATGGAAATCGTCCAGGAGCGACTGGAAAGAGAATTCGGGCTAAACCTTATCAGCACCGCCCCGGCTGTCCGTTACCGAATAACTCTCAACTCCGGGGAGGAAATCTATGTGGATAATCCGGCCAAGTTTCCCCCCCGGGATCGAATCACTCAAATCGAAGAACCTTACATTAGGGCTGACATTTACATTCCCAAGGAGTATATCGGTCCTGTGGTCAAGCTCTGCGAAGAAAAAAGAGGCGAACAGAAGGAGATGCGCTACATCTCTCAAGGACGGGTTCTTCTGGTCTATGAACTTCCTTTTGCTGAGGTGGTGTTAGATTTCTATGATCGCTTAAAGAGCGTCTCTCGGGGATATGCCTCTTTAGACTATGAACCCATAGGCTACCGGCCATCTGATCTGGTCAAGCTCGATATCTATATCAACAAACAGCCGGTAGATGCCCTTTCGGCCATTGTTCATCGTGACAAGGCCTACTATCGGGGGCGGGATCTGGCAGCCAAGCTCAAAGAGGTCATACCCCGCCAACTCTTTGAGGTAGTCATCCAGGCGGCCATCGGAAGCCGGGTAATCGCCCGAGAGCGTATCCCGCCCTTGAGGAAAAACGTCACCGCCAAATGTTACGGAGGAGACATCACCCGGAAACGAAAGCTCCTAGAGAAGCAAAAGGAAGGTAAAAAACGGATGAAACAATTTGGCCGGGTGGAAATCCCCCAGGAGGCCTTTCTGGCTGTACTGAAGATCTAA
- the pilM gene encoding type IV pilus assembly protein PilM — protein sequence MFSGLANLLKIFKRQRSLVSIDMGSRYIKLLEIEGSPEAPRLRSMGMATLPLGAIVDGIPKQRAVIKERLEALINNLKVASKQVSLAISGYSVIIKRINLPREREADLPEGLEEEAESYIPFDLEEVYLDHHLFNPRQSGNLDLLLVAARREIIDEYSSLAMEAGVVPSVIGVDVLSLSNTYEFCQGSNGAALVDIGASKMTVSIWSKGGPIFVRDVAQGGSQLTSDIAKALDIPFEEAERLKITISPQDQRFSKIREVVEEAQKRWIKEVKKALEFAKVSFGDLDISAVYLVGGSARIKGLLESFRQGLDFEVHLLDPLASLEADFQKIDEDYVRQASIQMGVCLGSSLANLITEES from the coding sequence ATGTTTTCCGGGCTCGCTAATCTTTTAAAGATTTTTAAAAGACAACGCTCTCTGGTCAGCATTGATATGGGCTCTCGCTACATAAAGCTCCTTGAGATAGAAGGCTCGCCTGAGGCCCCCCGTCTTCGCTCTATGGGTATGGCCACTCTGCCCTTGGGGGCCATTGTGGATGGGATCCCCAAGCAGAGGGCGGTAATCAAAGAGCGCCTAGAGGCCCTTATTAATAATCTCAAGGTGGCCTCAAAACAAGTCTCTCTGGCCATCTCCGGCTATTCAGTGATTATCAAAAGGATCAATCTTCCTCGGGAAAGAGAGGCCGATCTTCCTGAAGGCCTGGAGGAGGAGGCCGAGTCTTACATTCCCTTTGATCTGGAGGAGGTCTATCTGGATCACCATCTCTTTAATCCCAGACAATCAGGTAATCTGGACCTTCTTCTGGTGGCCGCCCGACGAGAGATTATTGATGAATACTCTTCTCTGGCTATGGAGGCCGGGGTGGTTCCTTCTGTAATTGGGGTGGATGTCCTTTCCCTTTCCAATACCTATGAGTTCTGTCAGGGCTCAAATGGTGCGGCTTTGGTAGATATAGGGGCCAGTAAGATGACGGTCTCTATCTGGTCCAAAGGGGGGCCCATTTTTGTTCGTGACGTGGCCCAAGGGGGAAGCCAGCTGACCAGCGATATCGCCAAAGCCCTGGATATTCCCTTTGAAGAGGCTGAAAGATTGAAGATCACCATTTCTCCTCAAGACCAGAGATTTTCTAAAATCAGGGAGGTGGTGGAGGAGGCTCAGAAACGCTGGATTAAAGAGGTCAAGAAGGCCCTTGAATTCGCGAAAGTAAGCTTCGGAGACTTGGATATTTCAGCCGTCTATCTGGTGGGAGGATCTGCCCGGATCAAAGGCCTTCTTGAATCCTTCCGTCAGGGTCTAGACTTTGAGGTTCACCTTCTAGATCCTCTGGCCTCTTTAGAGGCCGATTTTCAAAAGATAGATGAGGATTATGTCCGTCAGGCATCGATTCAGATGGGAGTCTGCCTGGGCTCCAGCCTGGCAAACTTGATAACTGAAGAGTCATGA
- a CDS encoding PocR ligand-binding domain-containing protein: MKQLQLDSLLPLGPVKRLLKSFARATGVAVVLLDAEGNYLTSVNYSRLCRRFHLRYPEGRERCQLFAKNLGRDSFVRGEIIIRQCHNYLYDGTAPIIIEGQCLGFVGCGQVFIEPPDYETLAREQAKRYKVPVAEYLEALKEIPIIPEERFRHILILQQELASYISSLAYSSLKQEERLRSERQALERGRSALFQIFDHLRNPIYSIDRNWRITYANQALRRLVERRSLEGEQCYRLFFNQSKPCPWCFIKDILHGGQVRLVNVRLKGREFVSLGVPFPDPEGDTWVVNTFYDVTIEERWRRALRKINSCLLSLGTAFDKNVTLLVNTALDLLEARAGGYLRLQEGSFRSFYSSPQGTSLPPGLLEFNFTGERPMEVVARGEAFYVLAGVGLKGQPVGLLWFQLPFKPGVQNLEMATILVEALRREEERCRYHQALETNLNRMRALLRAIPFTIFRLDNKDRLIEWSAENPPDFLSEATLGKRLDKLFDSRIGRSLLKKVRQARERQEITGLEFEMETAQGSRYYRSHHCPVEGTGEVVSVIEDITEDRLLQDNLLQLQKMEGLGRLAGGIAHDFNNLLMGIMGQAELMLLESDASGQRRAKEIINTCKRGAELVQQLLAFGRRQEPQFEVLDLNRLLQEMALMLTRLIGEDIELNLDLSPKLWSIKGDRVKIQQVILNLVVNARDAMPQGGVLTVRTKNKRLGGPKSFPRGHYVVLSFEDTGSGIPKHLLPLIFEPFFTTKEVGQGSGLGLAIAHSIVTQHGGFIEVSSEGGQGTVFSIYFPRTKARPKEPKIERPFRPQASSGRILVVDDEESVCQILRDMLESLGYQIDFSLSAEEALSRLKKAPYDLLITDVVMPQMSGPELALKAQRIHPEIKVIYISGYAGELLARYGVRPEDCLSKPITLEALSSKVRRALQ, encoded by the coding sequence ATGAAACAACTTCAGCTGGATAGTCTGCTGCCTCTGGGCCCGGTAAAAAGGCTTTTGAAGAGTTTCGCCCGGGCCACAGGGGTGGCGGTGGTTCTTCTTGATGCTGAGGGTAACTACCTGACCTCGGTGAATTACTCCCGCCTGTGTCGTCGCTTTCATCTCCGATATCCTGAAGGCCGCGAGCGTTGTCAGTTGTTTGCCAAAAACCTAGGGCGGGACAGCTTTGTTCGGGGCGAGATCATTATCCGTCAGTGCCATAACTATCTTTATGACGGGACGGCCCCGATCATCATCGAGGGCCAGTGTCTGGGGTTTGTGGGCTGTGGACAGGTCTTTATAGAGCCTCCAGACTATGAAACCTTGGCCCGGGAGCAGGCAAAAAGATATAAAGTTCCGGTAGCCGAGTATCTGGAGGCCTTAAAGGAAATCCCCATAATTCCTGAGGAACGCTTCCGTCATATCCTCATACTTCAGCAGGAGCTGGCTTCATACATCTCCTCCTTGGCTTACTCTTCCTTGAAGCAAGAGGAGCGGCTCCGCAGCGAACGTCAGGCCTTGGAGCGAGGAAGAAGTGCCCTTTTCCAGATTTTTGATCACCTTCGCAACCCCATCTACTCTATTGACCGCAACTGGCGCATCACCTATGCCAACCAGGCCCTAAGGAGATTGGTGGAGAGGAGAAGCCTGGAAGGTGAACAATGTTATCGCCTTTTTTTTAACCAAAGTAAGCCCTGTCCGTGGTGTTTTATCAAGGATATCCTCCACGGGGGGCAGGTCCGTTTGGTGAATGTCAGGCTAAAGGGGAGAGAATTTGTCTCTCTGGGAGTCCCCTTCCCTGATCCTGAGGGAGATACCTGGGTGGTCAATACCTTCTATGATGTGACCATTGAGGAAAGGTGGCGTCGGGCCCTCCGGAAGATAAACTCCTGTCTTCTTTCTCTTGGTACGGCCTTCGATAAGAATGTCACCCTTTTGGTTAATACGGCCCTTGATCTTCTTGAGGCCCGGGCCGGGGGTTATCTCCGCCTTCAGGAAGGGAGCTTCAGATCCTTTTATTCTTCGCCTCAAGGAACCAGTCTCCCCCCGGGGCTTCTGGAGTTCAACTTTACTGGAGAGCGTCCCATGGAGGTGGTGGCTCGAGGAGAGGCCTTCTATGTTCTGGCTGGAGTGGGTCTTAAGGGGCAGCCGGTAGGCCTTCTCTGGTTTCAGCTTCCCTTTAAGCCAGGTGTTCAGAACCTGGAGATGGCTACTATTCTGGTTGAGGCCTTACGTCGCGAGGAGGAGCGTTGTCGGTATCATCAGGCCCTGGAGACGAATTTAAACCGCATGAGAGCCCTTCTTCGAGCCATTCCCTTTACTATCTTCCGTCTTGACAACAAAGACCGCCTTATTGAATGGAGTGCTGAAAATCCGCCTGATTTTCTGAGCGAGGCCACCCTAGGCAAGAGACTGGATAAACTTTTTGATTCCCGTATCGGTCGGAGTTTGCTCAAGAAGGTCCGTCAGGCCAGGGAGAGGCAGGAGATAACCGGCCTGGAGTTTGAGATGGAGACGGCTCAAGGGAGCCGTTATTACCGGAGCCATCATTGCCCTGTAGAGGGTACCGGTGAGGTGGTCTCGGTAATTGAAGACATTACGGAAGATCGCCTTCTTCAGGACAACCTCCTTCAACTCCAGAAGATGGAGGGTCTAGGACGCCTGGCAGGGGGGATCGCCCATGACTTTAACAACCTTCTGATGGGGATTATGGGGCAGGCGGAGCTAATGCTTCTGGAAAGCGATGCTTCCGGTCAGCGTCGGGCCAAAGAAATTATCAACACCTGTAAACGGGGGGCTGAGCTAGTCCAGCAATTGTTGGCCTTCGGTCGCCGCCAGGAGCCCCAATTCGAAGTTCTTGACCTCAATAGGCTCCTGCAGGAGATGGCCCTGATGCTTACTAGGCTCATCGGGGAGGATATCGAGCTCAATTTGGATCTTTCTCCAAAGCTCTGGTCCATTAAAGGGGATCGGGTCAAGATCCAGCAGGTTATTCTTAACCTGGTGGTCAATGCCCGGGACGCTATGCCTCAAGGCGGCGTCCTGACTGTTCGGACGAAAAACAAACGTCTGGGAGGCCCTAAATCTTTTCCGCGGGGCCATTATGTGGTCCTCTCCTTTGAGGATACCGGATCCGGGATCCCTAAACACCTTTTGCCCCTCATCTTTGAGCCCTTTTTCACCACCAAAGAGGTGGGGCAGGGAAGCGGCCTGGGGCTGGCCATTGCCCATAGCATTGTTACCCAACACGGAGGCTTTATTGAAGTCTCCTCCGAGGGAGGGCAGGGAACGGTCTTTTCTATTTATTTCCCCCGAACCAAGGCCCGGCCTAAGGAACCCAAGATAGAAAGACCCTTTCGGCCCCAGGCCTCCTCAGGACGGATTTTGGTAGTGGATGACGAGGAGTCCGTCTGTCAGATCTTGCGGGATATGCTAGAGAGTCTAGGCTACCAGATAGATTTTTCGCTATCCGCTGAAGAGGCCCTTTCCCGATTAAAAAAGGCCCCTTATGACTTATTGATTACCGATGTGGTTATGCCCCAGATGAGCGGGCCGGAGCTGGCCTTAAAGGCCCAGAGGATACATCCGGAGATAAAGGTCATCTATATTTCTGGCTACGCCGGTGAACTTCTGGCCCGATACGGGGTCCGTCCGGAGGACTGTCTCTCCAAACCCATTACTCTGGAGGCCCTTTCCTCCAAGGTAAGAAGGGCCCTTCAATAA
- the gatB gene encoding Asp-tRNA(Asn)/Glu-tRNA(Gln) amidotransferase subunit GatB, translating into MLRSISMEFEPVIGLEVHAQLTTKSKIFCSCSTTFGAPPNSHVCPVCLGMPGVLPVLNKKVVEFAMRLALATGAKIAKYSVFARKNYFYPDLPKGYQISQYELPLAEQGYLEIEVNGEKKRIGITRIHMEEDAGKLIHDESRPRSYVDFNRTGVPLLEIVSEPDIRSPEEAVAYLKKLREIVRYLEICDGNMEEGSLRCDANISLRPKGSQEFGVKTELKNMNSFRHVQKALEYEIRRQTALLLDGKPIIQETRLFDPAKGITISMRGKEEAHDYRYFPDPDLVPVVIDEAWIEEVKGSLPELPDAKRERFVSQYGLRPYDAEVLTSSKKLADYFEAVCQIFPQPKAVSNWMMTEFLRELNRDEREIDQVPVTPEMLAELLTLVAEGTISQKIAKTVFLEMYRSGQPAKKIVEEKGLVQVTDEAAIEALCREVIEACPKEVAKYKAGKKSVIGFLVGQVMRRSKGKANPRMVNQILSRLLEE; encoded by the coding sequence ATTTTAAGGAGTATTTCTATGGAATTTGAACCGGTCATCGGCCTTGAGGTTCACGCCCAGTTGACCACCAAAAGCAAAATTTTCTGTTCCTGTTCCACCACCTTTGGCGCTCCCCCCAACAGCCATGTCTGTCCGGTATGTCTGGGAATGCCCGGGGTCCTGCCGGTTCTAAACAAAAAGGTGGTTGAGTTCGCCATGCGTCTGGCCCTGGCCACCGGGGCCAAAATCGCCAAGTACTCTGTCTTTGCCCGCAAGAATTACTTCTACCCCGATCTTCCCAAAGGATATCAGATATCCCAGTATGAGCTCCCTCTGGCCGAACAGGGCTACTTAGAGATAGAAGTAAACGGGGAGAAAAAGCGCATCGGGATTACCCGTATCCATATGGAAGAAGACGCCGGAAAACTCATCCATGATGAAAGCCGCCCCAGGAGCTACGTGGATTTTAATCGTACCGGAGTTCCCCTTTTGGAGATCGTCTCTGAGCCTGACATCCGTAGCCCGGAGGAGGCTGTGGCCTATCTAAAAAAGCTCCGGGAAATCGTCCGCTACCTGGAGATCTGTGACGGCAATATGGAGGAGGGAAGTCTTAGGTGTGATGCCAACATCTCCTTGAGACCAAAGGGTTCTCAGGAATTCGGGGTTAAAACCGAGCTTAAAAACATGAATTCCTTTCGCCACGTACAGAAGGCCCTGGAATATGAAATCCGACGCCAAACGGCCCTCCTCCTTGATGGCAAACCAATCATCCAGGAGACAAGGCTCTTTGATCCGGCCAAGGGGATAACTATCTCCATGCGAGGTAAGGAAGAGGCCCATGACTATCGCTATTTCCCTGACCCAGACTTGGTCCCGGTAGTCATTGACGAGGCCTGGATTGAGGAAGTCAAGGGCTCTCTTCCCGAGCTACCAGATGCCAAAAGGGAGCGTTTCGTCAGTCAGTATGGTCTGCGTCCTTACGACGCTGAGGTCCTCACTAGCTCCAAAAAACTGGCCGACTATTTTGAAGCTGTCTGTCAGATCTTCCCCCAGCCAAAGGCCGTCTCCAACTGGATGATGACTGAGTTTCTCCGGGAATTAAACCGTGACGAACGGGAGATTGATCAGGTTCCGGTGACTCCAGAAATGCTTGCCGAACTTCTTACGCTGGTGGCTGAGGGAACTATCAGCCAGAAGATTGCCAAAACAGTCTTTCTGGAAATGTATCGTAGCGGCCAGCCGGCCAAAAAGATTGTCGAAGAGAAGGGTCTCGTTCAGGTCACCGATGAGGCAGCCATTGAGGCCCTTTGTCGGGAGGTCATAGAAGCCTGTCCCAAAGAGGTGGCCAAATACAAGGCTGGCAAAAAAAGTGTCATTGGCTTCTTGGTAGGCCAGGTGATGCGCCGAAGCAAGGGTAAGGCCAACCCCAGGATGGTCAACCAGATCCTTTCCCGGTTGCTGGAAGAATGA
- the lepB gene encoding signal peptidase I, which translates to MPKKKKNLAQTLREYAQAILLALVLALFIRTFIVQAFKIPSGSMIPTLLVGDHILVNKFIYGVRNPLTRETWIPFKTPQRGDVIVFIYPLDRHKDFIKRVIGIGGDIVEIINKQVYVNGRPLEEPYVIHTDPKIIPGNIQPRDNMPPVRVPPGYLFVMGDNRDQSYDSRFWGFVPLKDVKGKAFVIYWSWDREHFRIRWRRIGHLIH; encoded by the coding sequence TTGCCCAAGAAGAAAAAAAATCTTGCTCAGACATTGCGCGAATACGCCCAGGCTATCCTCCTGGCCCTGGTGTTGGCCCTTTTCATTCGGACCTTTATCGTCCAGGCTTTCAAGATCCCTTCGGGGTCTATGATTCCCACTCTCTTGGTAGGGGACCATATTCTGGTCAACAAGTTCATCTATGGGGTCAGAAACCCTCTGACCCGGGAGACCTGGATTCCCTTTAAAACTCCCCAGCGGGGCGATGTCATTGTCTTTATCTACCCTCTTGATCGCCACAAAGACTTCATTAAGAGAGTCATCGGTATCGGTGGAGATATAGTCGAGATCATCAACAAACAGGTCTATGTCAATGGACGCCCCTTAGAAGAACCCTATGTCATCCACACTGATCCTAAAATTATCCCCGGAAATATCCAACCTCGTGACAACATGCCTCCCGTTAGAGTCCCTCCCGGATATCTCTTTGTCATGGGAGACAACCGTGACCAAAGCTATGACAGCCGCTTCTGGGGCTTTGTCCCCCTTAAAGACGTTAAGGGTAAGGCCTTCGTTATTTATTGGTCCTGGGATCGGGAACATTTTCGGATAAGGTGGCGCCGAATAGGCCATCTCATTCACTAA